In a single window of the Diospyros lotus cultivar Yz01 chromosome 10, ASM1463336v1, whole genome shotgun sequence genome:
- the LOC127811014 gene encoding receptor-like protein EIX1, translated as MGMKKRCCQLPLFILLCALVLLPALKLGFCYESSKAVAGCIEAEKKALLKFKGGLTDPSGRLSSWVGEDCCAWRGVICNNKTRSVVKLKLQNPFLSSIGTEVYELGGEISLSLLDLKYLRYLDLSKNNFEGRQIPNFFGSLIKLRYLNLSYASFGGEIPPSLGNLSTLLYLDISYNFATLEAKDLNWVSSLSSLRYLNLGGANLGKASSHWLQRVNLLPSLVELHLPQCQLDNPPPSLPSINLTYLSVLELSHNIFNSTIPHWLFNLSSLSQLDLSFNHLQGRLPETFEELISLQNLDLTRNTLLGGQLPPSLGKLCNLQTLKLSTNNFSGEVTELINAFSACNNSRLETLDLEYNTLTGRLPSSLGYLKKLRELQLRENKFRGSIPDSIGNLSSLEYLYLSNNNMNGSFPSNLGQLSSMIVLDLSENPWQGVITETHFANLSSLKELQMTKHSPDISVIFKIDPRWLPPFKLRCINIEACQLGPKFPTWLENQNELRTVVLRYAGISGSLPYWLLKLDLLLDKLDVSHNNLSGQVHNLLRFNNRSTVDLRSNRFEGPLPLWSSNVSELFLGNNSFSGLIPPEIGEEMPLLDHLDISLNYLNGSIPLSLGNLKYLYFLDISKNNFSGKIPSSIGSLSSVKFLFLGGNKLSGQVPSSLQNCTRMDILDIGDNRLSGNLPSWIGEALSTLFIFRARNNSFTGYIPWQLCRLSNLHILDLSNNKLTGIIPTCLGNLSGLKTITRVEQSEGSLQMNTKGRIIEYTARILSLLNSLDLSSNNLSGGIPQELTTLFNLGTLILSRNQLTGKIPEMIGNLKNLETLDLSHNKLVGEIPASMVSLTSLSHLNLSFNQLSGEIPTYNQFQTFICDPSIFAGNRWLCGTLPATKYSGRGKGSGSGETLSGGGKEDEDFEGWLEKLWFYLIVVLGFFTGFWGVCGSLMIKRRWRLAYFHFLEKMIDETTRLIFLSANRLKRMFKK; from the coding sequence ATGGGAATGAAAAAGAGATGCTGTCAATTACCGTTGTTCATTCTCTTGTGTGCACTTGTGCTTCTTCCAGCCTTGAAACTTGGCTTCTGCTACGAGAGTTCCAAGGCAGTGGCGGGTTGCATAGAAGCTGAGAAGAAAGCACTTCTCAAATTCAAAGGTGGTCTCACAGACCCCTCAGGCCGGCTCTCTTCATGGGTTGGAGAAGATTGTTGTGCATGGAGGGGCGTGATTTGCAACAACAAAACAAGGAGCGTTGTGAAGCTAAAACtccaaaatccatttttaaGTAGCATTGGTACTGAGGTTTATGAATTGGGAGGGGAAATCAGTCTATCTTTGCTTGACTTGAAGTATTTGAGGTACTTAGACCTCAGCAAGAATAACTTTGAAGGCAGACAAATTCCAAATTTCTTTGGATCTCTCATAAAGTTGAGGTATCTCAATCTCTCTTACGCGTCCTTTGGTGGGGAAATTCCGCCAAGTTTGGGAAACCTTTCTACCTTGCTTTATCTAGATATCAGCTATAACTTTGCAACATTAGAGGCCAAGGATTTGAATTGGGTATCAAGTCTTTCCTCTCTGAGGTACCTAAATTTGGGAGGTGCGAACCTGGGCAAGGCCTCATCTCATTGGCTTCAAAGGGTTAATTTGCTTCCTTCTCTTGTAGAACTGCACTTGCCTCAATGTCAGCTTGACAACCCCCCGCCATCTCTTCCATCCATAAACCTCACATATCTCTCAGTACTTGAACTTTCCCACAATATCTTCAACTCCACAATTCCCCATTGGTTATTTAATCTTAGTTCCCTATCGCAACTTGACCTAAGCTTTAACCATCTCCAAGGTAGGCTTCCAGAAACATTTGAAGAACTTATTTCCCTCCAAAATCTTGATCTAACTCGAAATACTTTATTGGGAGGCCAGTTGCCGCCAAGTTTAGGAAAGCTCTGCAATTTGCAGACATTGAAGCTTTCCACGAACAATTTCAGTGGTGAGGTAACTGAACTCATCAACGCGTTCTCAGCATGCAATAATAGCAGGTTAGAGACATTGGACTTGGAATACAACACTCTGACAGGAAGGCTCCCTAGTTCATTGGGATACCTAAAGAAGTTGAGGGAGCTTCAACTACGGGAGAACAAGTTCAGAGGTTCGATTCCCGACTCCATAGGGAACTTATCTTCCTTGGAGTACTTGTACCTCTCAAACAATAATATGAATGGTAGCTTCCCAAGCAACCTTGGGCAACTCTCATCGATGATAGTGCTAGACCTCTCTGAGAATCCATGGCAAGGTGTTATAACTGAGACCCATTTTGCAAATCTCTCAAGCTTAAAGGAGTTGCAAATGACAAAACATTCGCCAGATATTTCagtgattttcaaaattgatcCTCGTTGGCTTCCTCCTTTCAAACTTAGATGCATCAACATCGAAGCATGCCAATTGGGTCCCAAATTTCCCACATggcttgaaaatcaaaatgagcTGAGAACTGTGGTACTGCGCTATGCTGGAATTTCAGGGTCCCTACCTTATTGGCTCCTGAAATTGGATTTGCTTCTTGATAAACTAGATGTCTCTCACAATAACTTAAGTGGGCAAGTTCATAACTTATTGCGTTTCAACAATCGATCCACGGTTGATCTACGGTCAAACCGCTTTGAGGGCCCTCTACCACTCTGGTCTTCCAATGTTAGTGAACTTTTTCTGGGGAATAACTCATTCTCTGGACTAATTCCTCcagaaattggagaagaaatgcCATTATTGGACCACTTGGACATCTCTCTCAACTATCTAAATGGTAGCATCCCCTTATCCCTAGGCAATTTAAAATATCTCTACTTCCTGGACATCTCGAAGAACAATTTTTCTGGTAAGATCCCAAGCTCAATCGGCTCTCTAAGTTCCGTCAAATTTTTGTTTCTGGGTGGGAACAAGCTTTCTGGTCAAGTTCCTTCCAGCTTGCAAAACTGCACAAGAATGGATATTCTTGACATTGGTGACAATCGACTCTCTGGAAATCTTCCATCTTGGATCGGAGAAGCCCTGTCGACTTTATTCATTTTCCGCGCGAGGAACAATTCCTTTACAGGATACATTCCTTGGCAATTATGTCGCCTCTCTAATCTTCACATATTGGATCTTTCAAACAACAAGCTCACAGGGATAATCCCAACTTGTTTAGGGAATTTGAGTGGCTTGAAAACCATTACTAGGGTTGAGCAATCTGAAGGGAGCTTGCAGATGAACACTAAGGGTAGAATAATAGAGTACACAGcaagaatccttagccttctgAATAGTCTCGATCTCTCTAGCAATAACTTATCCGGTGGCATTCCACAAGAACTGACCACACTTTTCAACTTGGGCACCTTGATCTTGTCAAGGAATCAGTTGACAGGAAAGATCCCAGAGATGATTGGAAacttgaaaaatttagaaaccCTCGATCTTTCCCACAACAAACTTGTGGGTGAAATCCCAGCAAGCATGGTCTCTTTGACCTCACTAAGTCACTTGAACCTATCGTTTAACCAGTTGTCTGGGGAAATACCCACATACAACCAGTTTCAGACCTTCATTTGTGATCCATCCATTTTTGCGGGTAATCGTTGGCTTTGTGGGACTCTGCCGGCAACCAAATATAGTGGCAGGGGCAAGGGTAGTGGCAGTGGTGAGACACTTTCTGGTGGGGGCAAAGAGGATGAAGACTTTGAAGGTTGGTTGGAGAAGCTATGGTTCTACTTGATTGTGGTACTAGGATTCTTCACCGGATTTTGGGGAGTCTGCGGCAGTTTGATGATTAAAAGACGGTGGAGACTTGCGTACTTCCATTTTCTCGAGAAAATGATAGATGAAACAACTAGATTAATCTTCCTAAGCGCTAATCGTTTGAAGAGGATGTTTAAGAAATGA